One Pyrenophora tritici-repentis strain M4 chromosome 5, whole genome shotgun sequence DNA window includes the following coding sequences:
- a CDS encoding Trichoplein multi-domain protein yields the protein MSCINAAIEAIESRDPGDKFTYSEVARRFGVDRSTLSRRHQQIRGSNEAKSRNQQLLHPHQELQLLEHIDELTEAGLPPTRTMIQNFASAIAGRATSQSWVTRFFHRHPDAIISRWSTGLDRNRHRADSVYKYESYFDLLSTKMAQHHIRAQDVYNMDEKGFLIGVTGRSKRVFSKQKYETGGFKKVIQDGNRDWITVIAAICADGSTLPPAIIYEATSGNMYARWVDDIAIDDPVYVTSSPSGWTNDQVGLAWLEQVFDRHTKEKAGNHTRLLILDGHGSHVTMEFIDYAIAHNIMLLILPPHSTHTLQPLDVVMFKPLAAAYSLSLQHYLQASHGLLAVRKDDFYRLFKPAWDSSFIKKHALKAFKATGIAPIDPEVVLKKFRKSTLTAPPPLVNVSRATITNLINQAYDPSSIAANNLSEILLRLQAAKEIAEYEKDALRAALHQRKAFHSGAVWWSPCKLREARFRQLVKEKEKEKELLDKIELKEAKENNRIYQLKIKEAARAAREEAKKVRDEAKAAEMSTSKSSWLDSYRLQITDNIEARAQCTSQRMAVKAAELDAKRRDRDAAKAIQQPNRASL from the exons atgagttgtatcaacgctgcgattgaagctattgaatcgcgtgatcccggagataaatttacatactctgaggttgcgcgccgctttggtgttgatcgctctacgttgtcgcgacgccatcaacagatccggggctcaaatgaagccaaatcacgtaatcagcaactccttcacccacaccaggagctacagcttctagagcacattgacgagcttactgaggctggcttaccaccgacgaggactatgatccagaactttgctagtgctatagccggaagggctacctcccaaagctgggtgacgcgcttctttcaccgtcatcccgacgcgattatatcacgttggtcaactggtttggaccgcaatcgccaccgggctgattctgtatacaagtacgagtcgtactttgatctactatctactaaaatggctcagcaccatattcgggcgcaggatgtatataatatggatgagaagggattccttattggagtgacggggaggagtaagagagtgtttagtaagcagaaatatgagactgggggctttaagaaagtgatacaggacggcaacagagattggatcactgttatcgctgctatatgtgctgatgggagtacgttaccgcccgcgattatatacgaagctacttcgggcaacatgtacgccagatgggttgatgatatcgcaattgacgatccagtctacgttacctcaagtccctcagggtggaccaatgatcaggtaggcctggcatggctcgaacaggtgtttgatcgccatacgaaggagaaggccggcaatcacacacgcttactcatccttgacggccatgggagtcacgttactatggagtttattgactATGCGATCGCCCACAATATTATGTTACTCATACTACCCCCCCATAGTACCCAtacgctgcagccactcgatgtggtaatgttcaaacctctggcagccgcgtactcactcagcttgcagcactacctccaggcgagccacggtctcttagctgtgaggaaggatgacttctaccgtcttttcaagcctgcctgggactcctctttcattaagaagcacgcgttgaaggcatttaaagccactgggatagctcctatagatcccgaagtagtacttaaaaagttccgaaagtcaacactaacagcaccgccgccactagtgaacgtgagtagagctactatcacgaacctcattaatcaggcctacgatccgagctctattgcggccaacaacctctcagaaatactcctccgcctccaggctgccaaagagatcgccgagtacgagaaggacgcactgcgcgcggcgctacac cagcgaaaagcgttccattcaggggcagtttggtggtcgccgtgcaagcttcgagaggcccgcttcaggcagctagtgaaggagaaggagaaggagaaagagctacttgataagatagagttgaaagaggcaaaggagaacaacaggatctatcaacttaagatcaaagaggcagcgcgggcggcgcgtgaggaggcaaagaaggtgcgggatgaagccaaggctgcagagatgtcaacaagcaagtcaagctggcttgattcttatcgattgcagatcacagacaatatagaggctcgtgcacagtgcacgtcccagagaatg gctgtaaaggctgccgaacttgacgccaaacgacgcgatcgcgacgctgcaaaggctatacaacaacccaatcgggcaagc ttgtag
- a CDS encoding mitochondrial 37S ribosomal protein mS47: protein MSLRTLTRTSLNCVPRIPAARSMPLRANITNPAWMSGSRKYATPTADLLKAQEDDDPDDVIFTNNYGVRSIELNRPKKLNSLNGSMARKIIPRLQEWAKSELAGVVIIKGNGRAFCAGGDVAALAKWNQQGPKGQQRSSDYFGLEYKLDHMIATYKKPYVAFMDGITMGGGVGLSIHAPFRIATENTLFAMPETTIGFFPDVGASFFLPRMEGALGTYLALTSEQLKGVDAFYHGVATHYIHSSTLQQLEARLAELQFPDYMSLNERFKIINATIEEFSTGLPAERPQISGELRRTIDSVFHVDQPNIKTIMESLNQVQCEATNPEIQKWADKTFQTINSRSPISVAVTLLQMRVGRQWSIAQAFQKEYAIASQFMAHPDFVEGVTARLIERKKERPNWKPNTIEEVKQKDVDAFFANSHNAPLPLITQDDYQEYPHAWIGLPREEEILREAGSNKSEEVVARLLEKYEGKQGVREKIAEVLERHQR from the exons ATGTCGCTCCGTACACTTACAAGGACATCGCTCAATTGCGTCCCACGGATACCAGCAGCCAGAAGTATGCCATTGCGCGCAAACATCACAAACCCTGCCTGGATGAGCGGGTCAAGAAAA TACGCCACACCGACCGCTGACCTATTAAAAGCTCAAGAGGACGATGACCCCGACGACGTCATTTTCACTAACAACTACGGCGTCCGCAGCATCGAGCTCAACCGGCCCAAGAAACTTAACTCGCTCAATGGCTCCATGGCCCGCAAGATCATCCCGCGATTGCAAGAGTGGGCCAAATCAGAACTAGCAGGCGTCGTAATAATCAAAGGCAATGGCCGCGCTTTCTGCGCAGGTGGTGATGTCGCGGCGCTGGCCAAATGGAATCAACAAGGTCCAAAGGGACAGCAAAGGAGTTCAGACTACTTTGGGCTGGAATACAAGCTGGATCATATGATTGCAACATACAAGAAGCCATACGTTGCCTTCATGGACGGCATCACCATGGGTGGAGGTGTTGGTCTGTCAATACACGCCCCTTTTCGAATCGCAACCGAAAACACCCTCTTCGCCATGCCCGAGACCACGATTGGCTTCTTTCCAGACGTCGGCGCATCCTTTTTTCTCCCACGTATGGAAGGCGCTCTCGGAACATACCTGGCACTCACATCGGAGCAACTCAAAGGCGTAGATGCTTTCTACCACGGCGTCGCTACTCACTATATTCATTCGTCCACTCTTCAACAACTGGAGGCCCGCCTCGCTGAACTTCAATTCCCAGACTACATGTCTCTCAATGAGCGCTTCAAAATCATCAACGCCACAATTGAAGAATTCAGCACCGGCCTCCCCGCAGAACGGCCCCAAATTTCTGGCGAGTTACGCCGCACGATTGATAGCGTCTTTCATGTTGATCAGCCAAACATAAAAACCATTATGGAATCTCTAAACCAAGTCCAGTGTGAGGCCACTAACCCCGAGATTCAAAAATGGGCGGATAAGACCTTCCAAACTATCAATAGCCGTTCGCCCATCTCTGTTGCAGTAACCCTTTTGCAGATGCGTGTTGGCCGTCAATGGTCCATCGCTCAAGCCTTCCAAAAAGAATACGCAATTGCCTCGCAGTTCATGGCACACCCCGATTTCGTCGAGGGCGTGACAGCACGACTCATCGAGCGAAAGAAGGAGCGCCCAAACTGGAAACCAAACACTATAGAAGAGGTCAAGCAGAAGGATGTTGATGCTTTCTTCGCTAACAGCCATAATGCACCACTGCCATTGATCACTCAGGACGATTACCAAGAATATCCACACGCGTGGATTGGACTGCCAAGAGAAGAGGAGATCCTTAGGGAGGCTGGAAGTAACAAAAGTGAAGAGGTTGTGGCCAGGTTGTTGGAAAAGTACGAGGGAAAACAGGGGGTTAGGGAGAAGATCGCCGAGGTATTGGAAAGACATCAGCGTTAG
- a CDS encoding TufB, GTPase produces the protein MSSFSRVLLRTSRSALQYQRGVSPVQNALGAQGTSRWMNGVRNYAAFTRDKPHVNIGTIGHVDHGKTTLTAAITKRQAEKGYAKYLEYGSIDKAPEERKRGITISTAHIEYQTDNRHYAHVDCPGHADYIKNMITGAANMDGAIIVVAASDGQMPQTREHLLLARQVGVQKIVVFVNKVDAVDDKEMLELVEMEMRELLSSYGFEGDETPIIMGSALCAIEGRQPEIGVTKVDELLEAVDSWIPTPQRETDKPFLMAVEDVFSIAGRGTVVSGRVERGILKRDSEVELVGKGTAPIKTKVTDIETFKKSCEESRAGDNSGLLLRGVKREDVRRGMVVSVPGQVKAHKKFLVSMYVLSKEEGGRHTGFGENYRPQMFIRTADESCALHFPEGTEDAHDKLVMPGDNVEMVCELHQPHVMETGQRFNMREGGRTVATGLVTRILE, from the exons ATGTCGAGCTTTTCAAGAGTACTCCTGCGCACTTCGCGCTCTGCGTTGCAGTACCAGCGTGGCGTCTCGCCAGTGCAAAATGCGCTGGGTGCCCAGGGCACGAGCAGGTGGATGAACGGGGTACGGAACTACGCCGCCTTCACACGAGACAAGCCGCACGTCAACATCG GCACCATTGGCCACGTCGACCACGGAAAG ACAACTCTCACAGCAGCCATCACCAAGCGACAAGCAGAGAAGGGCTACGCAAAGTATCTCGAGTATGGCTCCATCGACAAGGCCCCCGAAGAGCGCAAGCGCGGTATCACCATCTCGACTGCCCATATCGAATACCAAACTGATAACCGCCACTACGCCCACGTCGACTGCCCCGGTCACGCCGATTATATCAAGAACATGATTACCGGAGCCGCCAACATGGATGGTGCCATCATCGTCGTCGCTGCATCAGACGGTCAAATGCCCCAGACCCGTGAGCACCTGCTGCTTGCCCGTCAGGTCGGTGTCCAGAAGATTGTCGTCTTCGTGAACAAAGTCGACGCTGTTGATGACAAGGAGATGTTGGAACTGGTCGAGATGGAGATGCGCGAATTGCTTAGCAGCTACGGATTCGAGGGTGATGAGACACCCATCATCATGGGCTCTGCTCTGTGCGCCATCGAAGGCCGCCAACCAGAGATTGGTGTGACCAAGGTTGACGAGCTGCTCGAGGCGGTCGATTCATGGATCCCTACACCCCAACGTGAGACGGATAAGCCCTTCCTCATGGCCGTCGAGGATGTCTTCTCCATCGCTGGTCGTGGTACCGTCGTCTCTGGCCGTGTCGAGCGTGGTATCCTCAAGCGTGACTCTGAAGTAGAGCTTGTCGGCAAGGGTACTGCGCCCATCAAGACAAAAGTCACTGACATTGAGACCTTCAAGAAGTCATGTGAGGAGTCGCGTGCAGGTGACAACTCAGGTCTTCTCCTCCGCGGTGTCAAGCGCGAGGATGTTCGCCGTGGTATGGTCGTCTCGGTCCCTGGACAAGTCAAGGCACACAAGAAATTCCTCGTCTCCATGTACGTATTGAGCAAGGAGGAAGGTGGACGCCACACTGGCTTTGGTGAAAACTACAGGCCGCAAATGTTCATCCGAACTGCCGACGAGTCGTGTGCGCTACACTTCCCGGAGGGTACAGAGGATGCGCACGACAAGCTCGTAATGCCCGGTGACAACGTTGAGATGGTTTGCGAACTCCATCAGCCACACGTCATGGAGACTGGCCAGCGGTTCAACATGCGTGAGGGTGGCAGGACAGTCGCCACTGGCCTGGTGACCCGTATTTTGGAGTAG